The following are from one region of the Salvelinus alpinus chromosome 16, SLU_Salpinus.1, whole genome shotgun sequence genome:
- the plvapb gene encoding plasmalemma vesicle associated protein b isoform X1 — MYSSNSYSQAKFGLEAKDIHKPKGKSCGYYMRVVFFFSSLIQSLIIVSLVLFLVYGQPEKSAEERRVEELEQSLNRISENNINLRKDKSDLGAALGARKAEKTALEGEVAVLKKAANASGEQIKALILKASQCEADKKKIEMSRATHVRVPTTSFQNPFIVATANTEVKTLQSLNSQQAAMIKLIKANFTQTSQYIRIERDNAIKDRDAHNLETISLRRENNNLKEHLTLYTQKCKEDFAKSLEGIQMVTSNFLVRIDNLFPHSMTFHLTCEKQTEQMLNIRARCSNLSKEVEDKFQKYLDNVGNKVANIQAQSSSLEVQNSHLTLDLQQCRQNRSVTAAEGSRLLLEIRENHDRQVETLLKEQNRLREEKSLQGERLVLKEAEVKTLNGNVESLTSALTNCNPKPTGLMAALKGGESMQLADPKPTGLMSAFKGGPSMQLADPKPTGLMSALKGGPSMQLADPKPTGLMSAVKGGPSMQLAGPKPTGLMSALKGGPSMQLAGSKPTGLMSALKGGPSMELAGPKPTGLMSALKGGPSMELAGPKPTGLMSALKGGPSMQLAGPKPTGLMSAVKGGPSIAAPVISKPHLVRRGETGVRKMPHSHSST; from the exons ATGTACAGCAGCAACAGCTACTCACAGGCCAAGTTTGGCCTGGAGGCCAAGGACATCCACAAGCCAAAGGGAAAGAGCTGCGGCTATTACATGAGGGtggtcttcttcttctcctctctgatCCAGTCCCTCATCATCGTGAGCCTGGTGCTGTTCCTGGTCTACGGCCAGCCAGAGAAGTCTGctgaagagaggagagtagaggagctgGAGCAGAGTTTGAACAGGATCAGCGAGAACAACATTAACCTGAGGAAGGATAAATCTGACCTGGGAGCTGCGCTGGGGGCCAGGAAGGCTGAGAAGACAGCCCTGGAGGGAGAGGTGGCCGTGCTGAAGAAAGCAGCTAATGCCTCCGGGGAGCAGATCAAAGCCCTCATACTGAAAGCG AGCCAGTGTGAAGCAGACAAGAAGAAAATAGAGATGAGCCGTGCTACCCATGTCCGGGTTCCCACCACCTCTTTTCAAAACCCTTTCATCGTCGCCACTGCTAACA CTGAGGTAAAAACCCTCCAGTCTCTGAACTCCCAGCAGGCAGCAATGATCAAACTGATCAAAGCCAACTTCACCCAGACCAGCCAGTACATCCGCATCGAGAGGGACAATGCCATCAAGGACCGTGACGCCCACAACCTTGAGACCATCTCTTTGCGGAGGGAGAACAACAACCTGAAGGAACACCTGACACTCTACACCCAGAAGTGTAAAGAGGACTTTGCCAAGTCTCTGGAGGGGATCCAAATGGTGACCAGTAACTTCCTGGTGCGCATCGACAACCTGTTCCCCCACTCCATGACCTTTCACCTGACCTGTGAGAAGCAGACAGAGCAGATGTTGAACATCAGGGCCAGATGCTCCAACCTGTCTAAAGAGGTTGAGGACAAGTTCCAGAAATACCTGGACAACGTGGGGAACAAG GTGGCAAACATCCAGGCCCAGTCCAGTAGCCTGGAGGTCCAGAACAGCCATCTGACCCTTGACCTCCAGCAGTGTCGTCAAAACCGCAGCGTGACAGCGGCGGAGGGCAGCAGGCTGCTGCTAGAGATCCGGGAGAACCACGACAGGCAGGTAGAGACCCTGCTGAAGGAACAGAACCGGTTGAGGGAGGAGAAGagcctgcagggagagagactggttcTGAAGGAGGCTGAGGTCAAAACACTCAACGGGAATGTCGAGTCACTCACCAGCGCTCTGACCAACTGTAACCCAAAG CCTACTGGACTGATGGCAGCCTTGAAGGGGGGGGAATCAATGCAGCTCGCCGACCCAAAGCCTACTGGACTGATGTCAGCCTTTAAGGGGGGGCCATCAATGCAGCTCGCCGACCCAAAGCCTACTGGACTGATGTCAGCCTTGAAGGGGGGGCCATCAATGCAGCTCGCCGACCCAAAGCCTACTGGACTGATGTCAGCCGTGAAGGGGGGGCCATCAATGCAGCTCGCCGGCCCAAAGCCTACTGGACTGATGTCAGCCTTGAAGGGGGGGCCATCAATGCAACTCGCCGGCTCAAAGCCTACTGGACTGATGTCAGCCTTGAAGGGGGGGCCATCAATGGAACTCGCCGGCCCAAAGCCTACTGGACTGATGTCAGCCTTGAAGGGGGGGCCATCAATGGAACTCGCCGGCCCAAAGCCTACTGGACTGATGTCAGCCTTGAAGGGGGGGCCATCAATGCAACTCGCCGGCCCAAAGCCTACTGGACTGATGTCAGCCGTGAAGGGGGGGCCATCCATTGCAGCACCAGTGATCAGTAAACCCCACCTG gtgaggagaggagagacgggtgTGAGGAAGATGCCCCACTCACACAGCTCTACCTAG
- the plvapb gene encoding plasmalemma vesicle associated protein b isoform X3 gives MYSSNSYSQAKFGLEAKDIHKPKGKSCGYYMRVVFFFSSLIQSLIIVSLVLFLVYGQPEKSAEERRVEELEQSLNRISENNINLRKDKSDLGAALGARKAEKTALEGEVAVLKKAANASGEQIKALILKASQCEADKKKIEMSRATHVRVPTTSFQNPFIVATANTEVKTLQSLNSQQAAMIKLIKANFTQTSQYIRIERDNAIKDRDAHNLETISLRRENNNLKEHLTLYTQKCKEDFAKSLEGIQMVTSNFLVRIDNLFPHSMTFHLTCEKQTEQMLNIRARCSNLSKEVEDKFQKYLDNVGNKVANIQAQSSSLEVQNSHLTLDLQQCRQNRSVTAAEGSRLLLEIRENHDRQVETLLKEQNRLREEKSLQGERLVLKEAEVKTLNGNVESLTSALTNCNPKPTGLMSAFKGGPSMQLADPKPTGLMSALKGGPSMQLADPKPTGLMSAVKGGPSMQLAGPKPTGLMSALKGGPSMQLAGSKPTGLMSALKGGPSMELAGPKPTGLMSALKGGPSMELAGPKPTGLMSALKGGPSMQLAGPKPTGLMSAVKGGPSIAAPVISKPHLVRRGETGVRKMPHSHSST, from the exons ATGTACAGCAGCAACAGCTACTCACAGGCCAAGTTTGGCCTGGAGGCCAAGGACATCCACAAGCCAAAGGGAAAGAGCTGCGGCTATTACATGAGGGtggtcttcttcttctcctctctgatCCAGTCCCTCATCATCGTGAGCCTGGTGCTGTTCCTGGTCTACGGCCAGCCAGAGAAGTCTGctgaagagaggagagtagaggagctgGAGCAGAGTTTGAACAGGATCAGCGAGAACAACATTAACCTGAGGAAGGATAAATCTGACCTGGGAGCTGCGCTGGGGGCCAGGAAGGCTGAGAAGACAGCCCTGGAGGGAGAGGTGGCCGTGCTGAAGAAAGCAGCTAATGCCTCCGGGGAGCAGATCAAAGCCCTCATACTGAAAGCG AGCCAGTGTGAAGCAGACAAGAAGAAAATAGAGATGAGCCGTGCTACCCATGTCCGGGTTCCCACCACCTCTTTTCAAAACCCTTTCATCGTCGCCACTGCTAACA CTGAGGTAAAAACCCTCCAGTCTCTGAACTCCCAGCAGGCAGCAATGATCAAACTGATCAAAGCCAACTTCACCCAGACCAGCCAGTACATCCGCATCGAGAGGGACAATGCCATCAAGGACCGTGACGCCCACAACCTTGAGACCATCTCTTTGCGGAGGGAGAACAACAACCTGAAGGAACACCTGACACTCTACACCCAGAAGTGTAAAGAGGACTTTGCCAAGTCTCTGGAGGGGATCCAAATGGTGACCAGTAACTTCCTGGTGCGCATCGACAACCTGTTCCCCCACTCCATGACCTTTCACCTGACCTGTGAGAAGCAGACAGAGCAGATGTTGAACATCAGGGCCAGATGCTCCAACCTGTCTAAAGAGGTTGAGGACAAGTTCCAGAAATACCTGGACAACGTGGGGAACAAG GTGGCAAACATCCAGGCCCAGTCCAGTAGCCTGGAGGTCCAGAACAGCCATCTGACCCTTGACCTCCAGCAGTGTCGTCAAAACCGCAGCGTGACAGCGGCGGAGGGCAGCAGGCTGCTGCTAGAGATCCGGGAGAACCACGACAGGCAGGTAGAGACCCTGCTGAAGGAACAGAACCGGTTGAGGGAGGAGAAGagcctgcagggagagagactggttcTGAAGGAGGCTGAGGTCAAAACACTCAACGGGAATGTCGAGTCACTCACCAGCGCTCTGACCAACTGTAACCCAAAG CCTACTGGACTGATGTCAGCCTTTAAGGGGGGGCCATCAATGCAGCTCGCCGACCCAAAGCCTACTGGACTGATGTCAGCCTTGAAGGGGGGGCCATCAATGCAGCTCGCCGACCCAAAGCCTACTGGACTGATGTCAGCCGTGAAGGGGGGGCCATCAATGCAGCTCGCCGGCCCAAAGCCTACTGGACTGATGTCAGCCTTGAAGGGGGGGCCATCAATGCAACTCGCCGGCTCAAAGCCTACTGGACTGATGTCAGCCTTGAAGGGGGGGCCATCAATGGAACTCGCCGGCCCAAAGCCTACTGGACTGATGTCAGCCTTGAAGGGGGGGCCATCAATGGAACTCGCCGGCCCAAAGCCTACTGGACTGATGTCAGCCTTGAAGGGGGGGCCATCAATGCAACTCGCCGGCCCAAAGCCTACTGGACTGATGTCAGCCGTGAAGGGGGGGCCATCCATTGCAGCACCAGTGATCAGTAAACCCCACCTG gtgaggagaggagagacgggtgTGAGGAAGATGCCCCACTCACACAGCTCTACCTAG
- the plvapb gene encoding plasmalemma vesicle associated protein b isoform X4 — protein sequence MYSSNSYSQAKFGLEAKDIHKPKGKSCGYYMRVVFFFSSLIQSLIIVSLVLFLVYGQPEKSAEERRVEELEQSLNRISENNINLRKDKSDLGAALGARKAEKTALEGEVAVLKKAANASGEQIKALILKASQCEADKKKIEMSRATHVRVPTTSFQNPFIVATANTEVKTLQSLNSQQAAMIKLIKANFTQTSQYIRIERDNAIKDRDAHNLETISLRRENNNLKEHLTLYTQKCKEDFAKSLEGIQMVTSNFLVRIDNLFPHSMTFHLTCEKQTEQMLNIRARCSNLSKEVEDKFQKYLDNVGNKVANIQAQSSSLEVQNSHLTLDLQQCRQNRSVTAAEGSRLLLEIRENHDRQVETLLKEQNRLREEKSLQGERLVLKEAEVKTLNGNVESLTSALTNCNPKPTGLMSALKGGPSMQLADPKPTGLMSAVKGGPSMQLAGPKPTGLMSALKGGPSMQLAGSKPTGLMSALKGGPSMELAGPKPTGLMSALKGGPSMELAGPKPTGLMSALKGGPSMQLAGPKPTGLMSAVKGGPSIAAPVISKPHLVRRGETGVRKMPHSHSST from the exons ATGTACAGCAGCAACAGCTACTCACAGGCCAAGTTTGGCCTGGAGGCCAAGGACATCCACAAGCCAAAGGGAAAGAGCTGCGGCTATTACATGAGGGtggtcttcttcttctcctctctgatCCAGTCCCTCATCATCGTGAGCCTGGTGCTGTTCCTGGTCTACGGCCAGCCAGAGAAGTCTGctgaagagaggagagtagaggagctgGAGCAGAGTTTGAACAGGATCAGCGAGAACAACATTAACCTGAGGAAGGATAAATCTGACCTGGGAGCTGCGCTGGGGGCCAGGAAGGCTGAGAAGACAGCCCTGGAGGGAGAGGTGGCCGTGCTGAAGAAAGCAGCTAATGCCTCCGGGGAGCAGATCAAAGCCCTCATACTGAAAGCG AGCCAGTGTGAAGCAGACAAGAAGAAAATAGAGATGAGCCGTGCTACCCATGTCCGGGTTCCCACCACCTCTTTTCAAAACCCTTTCATCGTCGCCACTGCTAACA CTGAGGTAAAAACCCTCCAGTCTCTGAACTCCCAGCAGGCAGCAATGATCAAACTGATCAAAGCCAACTTCACCCAGACCAGCCAGTACATCCGCATCGAGAGGGACAATGCCATCAAGGACCGTGACGCCCACAACCTTGAGACCATCTCTTTGCGGAGGGAGAACAACAACCTGAAGGAACACCTGACACTCTACACCCAGAAGTGTAAAGAGGACTTTGCCAAGTCTCTGGAGGGGATCCAAATGGTGACCAGTAACTTCCTGGTGCGCATCGACAACCTGTTCCCCCACTCCATGACCTTTCACCTGACCTGTGAGAAGCAGACAGAGCAGATGTTGAACATCAGGGCCAGATGCTCCAACCTGTCTAAAGAGGTTGAGGACAAGTTCCAGAAATACCTGGACAACGTGGGGAACAAG GTGGCAAACATCCAGGCCCAGTCCAGTAGCCTGGAGGTCCAGAACAGCCATCTGACCCTTGACCTCCAGCAGTGTCGTCAAAACCGCAGCGTGACAGCGGCGGAGGGCAGCAGGCTGCTGCTAGAGATCCGGGAGAACCACGACAGGCAGGTAGAGACCCTGCTGAAGGAACAGAACCGGTTGAGGGAGGAGAAGagcctgcagggagagagactggttcTGAAGGAGGCTGAGGTCAAAACACTCAACGGGAATGTCGAGTCACTCACCAGCGCTCTGACCAACTGTAACCCAAAG CCTACTGGACTGATGTCAGCCTTGAAGGGGGGGCCATCAATGCAGCTCGCCGACCCAAAGCCTACTGGACTGATGTCAGCCGTGAAGGGGGGGCCATCAATGCAGCTCGCCGGCCCAAAGCCTACTGGACTGATGTCAGCCTTGAAGGGGGGGCCATCAATGCAACTCGCCGGCTCAAAGCCTACTGGACTGATGTCAGCCTTGAAGGGGGGGCCATCAATGGAACTCGCCGGCCCAAAGCCTACTGGACTGATGTCAGCCTTGAAGGGGGGGCCATCAATGGAACTCGCCGGCCCAAAGCCTACTGGACTGATGTCAGCCTTGAAGGGGGGGCCATCAATGCAACTCGCCGGCCCAAAGCCTACTGGACTGATGTCAGCCGTGAAGGGGGGGCCATCCATTGCAGCACCAGTGATCAGTAAACCCCACCTG gtgaggagaggagagacgggtgTGAGGAAGATGCCCCACTCACACAGCTCTACCTAG
- the plvapb gene encoding plasmalemma vesicle associated protein b isoform X2, which translates to MYSSNSYSQAKFGLEAKDIHKPKGKSCGYYMRVVFFFSSLIQSLIIVSLVLFLVYGQPEKSAEERRVEELEQSLNRISENNINLRKDKSDLGAALGARKAEKTALEGEVAVLKKAANASGEQIKALILKASQCEADKKKIEMSRATHVRVPTTSFQNPFIVATANTEVKTLQSLNSQQAAMIKLIKANFTQTSQYIRIERDNAIKDRDAHNLETISLRRENNNLKEHLTLYTQKCKEDFAKSLEGIQMVTSNFLVRIDNLFPHSMTFHLTCEKQTEQMLNIRARCSNLSKEVEDKFQKYLDNVGNKVANIQAQSSSLEVQNSHLTLDLQQCRQNRSVTAAEGSRLLLEIRENHDRQVETLLKEQNRLREEKSLQGERLVLKEAEVKTLNGNVESLTSALTNCNPKPTGLMAALKGGESMQLADPKPTGLMSAFKGGPSMQLADPKPTGLMSALKGGPSMQLADPKPTGLMSAVKGGPSMQLAGPKPTGLMSALKGGPSMQLAGSKPTGLMSALKGGPSMELAGPKPTGLMSALKGGPSMELAGPKPTGLMSALKGGPSMQLAGPKPTGLMSAVKGGPSIAAPVISKPHLVR; encoded by the exons ATGTACAGCAGCAACAGCTACTCACAGGCCAAGTTTGGCCTGGAGGCCAAGGACATCCACAAGCCAAAGGGAAAGAGCTGCGGCTATTACATGAGGGtggtcttcttcttctcctctctgatCCAGTCCCTCATCATCGTGAGCCTGGTGCTGTTCCTGGTCTACGGCCAGCCAGAGAAGTCTGctgaagagaggagagtagaggagctgGAGCAGAGTTTGAACAGGATCAGCGAGAACAACATTAACCTGAGGAAGGATAAATCTGACCTGGGAGCTGCGCTGGGGGCCAGGAAGGCTGAGAAGACAGCCCTGGAGGGAGAGGTGGCCGTGCTGAAGAAAGCAGCTAATGCCTCCGGGGAGCAGATCAAAGCCCTCATACTGAAAGCG AGCCAGTGTGAAGCAGACAAGAAGAAAATAGAGATGAGCCGTGCTACCCATGTCCGGGTTCCCACCACCTCTTTTCAAAACCCTTTCATCGTCGCCACTGCTAACA CTGAGGTAAAAACCCTCCAGTCTCTGAACTCCCAGCAGGCAGCAATGATCAAACTGATCAAAGCCAACTTCACCCAGACCAGCCAGTACATCCGCATCGAGAGGGACAATGCCATCAAGGACCGTGACGCCCACAACCTTGAGACCATCTCTTTGCGGAGGGAGAACAACAACCTGAAGGAACACCTGACACTCTACACCCAGAAGTGTAAAGAGGACTTTGCCAAGTCTCTGGAGGGGATCCAAATGGTGACCAGTAACTTCCTGGTGCGCATCGACAACCTGTTCCCCCACTCCATGACCTTTCACCTGACCTGTGAGAAGCAGACAGAGCAGATGTTGAACATCAGGGCCAGATGCTCCAACCTGTCTAAAGAGGTTGAGGACAAGTTCCAGAAATACCTGGACAACGTGGGGAACAAG GTGGCAAACATCCAGGCCCAGTCCAGTAGCCTGGAGGTCCAGAACAGCCATCTGACCCTTGACCTCCAGCAGTGTCGTCAAAACCGCAGCGTGACAGCGGCGGAGGGCAGCAGGCTGCTGCTAGAGATCCGGGAGAACCACGACAGGCAGGTAGAGACCCTGCTGAAGGAACAGAACCGGTTGAGGGAGGAGAAGagcctgcagggagagagactggttcTGAAGGAGGCTGAGGTCAAAACACTCAACGGGAATGTCGAGTCACTCACCAGCGCTCTGACCAACTGTAACCCAAAG CCTACTGGACTGATGGCAGCCTTGAAGGGGGGGGAATCAATGCAGCTCGCCGACCCAAAGCCTACTGGACTGATGTCAGCCTTTAAGGGGGGGCCATCAATGCAGCTCGCCGACCCAAAGCCTACTGGACTGATGTCAGCCTTGAAGGGGGGGCCATCAATGCAGCTCGCCGACCCAAAGCCTACTGGACTGATGTCAGCCGTGAAGGGGGGGCCATCAATGCAGCTCGCCGGCCCAAAGCCTACTGGACTGATGTCAGCCTTGAAGGGGGGGCCATCAATGCAACTCGCCGGCTCAAAGCCTACTGGACTGATGTCAGCCTTGAAGGGGGGGCCATCAATGGAACTCGCCGGCCCAAAGCCTACTGGACTGATGTCAGCCTTGAAGGGGGGGCCATCAATGGAACTCGCCGGCCCAAAGCCTACTGGACTGATGTCAGCCTTGAAGGGGGGGCCATCAATGCAACTCGCCGGCCCAAAGCCTACTGGACTGATGTCAGCCGTGAAGGGGGGGCCATCCATTGCAGCACCAGTGATCAGTAAACCCCACCTG gtgaggtga
- the babam1 gene encoding BRISC and BRCA1-A complex member 1, with protein METPQPGPADGEERPVELRPRTRSNPEGAEDRRSSTGSLGNSNPSTPQPAVGSRVEGEGEASTSDSPPSSTTTTISATTAQTVAPIVAATVNAIVGLPTPTPVAKDRPKPTQAPPPLVPPIPPTAEFQLRAPRVNCPEKVIICLDLSEEMSSQKLESFNGSKTNALNISQKMIEMFVRTKHKIDKRHEFALVVVNDDALWLSGFTSDPRELCSCLYDLDTNVCETFNLQDLLSVIRQKIDLPLMDNIQTIPPPFVVRTLLIYSRHAGQLQFSPSDAVNSMLLSPYFFFDVVYLHNGAEEQGDEASWRDIYTSFCNLDSKGTCYHFEVSLCGPAIELHNCMAKLLSHPLQRPFQSHASYSLLEGDDPQDVEATV; from the exons ATGGAGACCCCACAGCCCGGCCCAGCAGACGGAGAGGAGCGACCAGTGGAGCTGCGGCCCAGAACACGCTCAAACCCGGAGGGTGCAGAGGACAGGCGCAGCAGCACTGGTAGCCTAGGCAACAGCAACCCCAGCACCCCGCAGCCTGCAGTGGGCAGccgagtggagggagagggggaggcctCGACCAGCGACAGTCCTCCtagctccaccaccaccacaatctCTGCCACCACAGCCCAGACCGTAGCCCCTATAGTGGCAGCTACGGTCAATGCCATAGTAGGCCTGCCCACCCCCACGCCAGTGGCCAAGGACAGGCCCAAACCCACCCAGGCTCCTCCCCCTCTGGTGCCCCCCATCCCTCCCACGGCAGAGTTCCAGCTACGAGCACCCCGCGTCAACTGTCCAGAGAAAGTG ATCATCTGTTTGGATCTCTCTGAAGAGATGTCATCACAAAAGCTGGAGTCCTTCAATGG ATCCAAAACCAACGCTCTCAATATTTCCCAGAAGATGATTGAGATGTTTGTGAGAACAAAACACAAGATTGACAAGCGCCATGAGTTTGCCCTGGTGGTTGTTAATGACGATGCCTTGTGG CTGTCAGGTTTCACCTCTGACCCCAGGGAACTGTGCAGCTGTCTCTATGACCTGGACACCAACGTGTGTGAAACCTTCA ATCTACAGGATCTTCTTAGTGTTAT CCGTCAGAAGATAGATCTTCCTCTCATGGACAACATCCAGACCATCCCCCCTCCGTTTGTAGTCAGGACTCTCCTCATCTACAGTAGACACGCTGGACAGCTGCAGTTCAGTCCCTCAGACGCTGTCAAT AGCATGCTGCTGTCTCCCTACTTCTTCTTTGATGTGGTTTACCTTCACAACGGGGCTGAGGAGCAGGGGGATGAGGCCAGCTGGAGG GACATCTACACATCGTTCTGTAACCTGGACTCTAAAGGCACCTGTTACCACTTCGAGGTATCTCTGTGTGGGCCGGCCATCGAGctccacaactgcatggccaagctGCTGTCCCACCCCCTCCAGAGACCCTTCCAGAGCCATGCGTCCTACAGCCTGCTAGAGGGAGATGACCCCCAGGACGTAGAGGCCACCGTCTAA